CTCCTAAATCACTTGTATATTTTGCATGAAATATCTCGATTTTGTGATGTATTTGGCTGATAGTAAGGTTTTTGGTTACTAATTCACAAATACATTAAATTATGTTATTATTGAGTATATTTCAACTAACAAACACTGAATTTACATGATATTCGACTTAAATTTGCTAAGATGAAGTAGTATTTGGGCTAATAGCTGAGCCAATATTGATACTCAAGTACTATTTTGATACAAATATTGGTAAAACAAGTTGAAAAAACACAGCTTTTGACCCGCTTTATACCGTTTGATTGCAAATTTTAATTAAAATTATTACAAAGTCGTCTAGTAAATACGGAAATCTTTTTGTTTTTTTGGCATGGATTTTTTTTAGTCTAAATTATATAAAAATAAGAACACTGTCCCTTTTATTAATCTTAAAACCCTAATTTGTTATGTCCCAAATAGTTAATCGTAATCGATTATTTTTGGCAAGTTGTTTTGCTTTAATCACCACCGCAATGGCATTCGGTATTCGTGCTGGGGTGCTTACACAGTTGGGTGCCGAATTTAACCTTGATGCCGAGCATTTAGGTTATATCAACCAAATGGCTTTTCTTGGATTTCCTATTGCCATGATTATTGGCGGTCCTTTGTATAATGTACTTGGCCCTAAAAAAATTATTTGGGTTGCCTTTGTTACTCACGTATTAGGGTTAGTACTCACCATTTACTCTAGTGGTTTTTGGACTTTATTGATTTCAACATTCTTTGTAGGTTTTGGTAATGGTACTGTCGAAGCAGCCTGTAATCCAATGATTTCGGATATGTTTGAAGGAAACGAAAAAACCAAAATGCTCAACCGTTTCCACATGTGGTTTCCGGGTGGTATCGTAATTGCAAGTCTTTTGTCTGAGTTTATGACTTCGGCAGGTATGGGCTGGCAAATGCAAATTGGAGCTATTTTAATTCCTGCATTTGGGTATGCGTTTTTATTCTTTGGACAAACATTCCCTGAAAGCCAAGATGAAGGAGCTGTATCTACAAGCCAAAACCTCAAGGCTATGCTCTCGCCATTGTATTTATTTATGTTGGCATGTATGGCTATTACAGCTATTTCTGAGTTTGGCCCCGAGCAATGGATCGGTCCAGTATTGGGTAACGCAGGAGCTAGTCCAATGTTGATTTTAGCTTTGGTAACAGGTTTGATGGCCGTAGGTCGTTATTTTGCAGGCCCTATTGTTCATAGCCTAAACCCAACAGGGGTGTTGTTAGCTTCGGCGATTTTTGCTACAATTGGTGTTGTATTGATGAGCCAAGCAACTGGTATTATGGTATATGTATCAGCTATTATTTTTGCTGTTGGGGTATGTTATTTCTGGCCTACTATGATTGGTTTTGTGGCTGAAAACTTGCC
The DNA window shown above is from Flectobacillus major DSM 103 and carries:
- a CDS encoding MFS transporter, producing the protein MSQIVNRNRLFLASCFALITTAMAFGIRAGVLTQLGAEFNLDAEHLGYINQMAFLGFPIAMIIGGPLYNVLGPKKIIWVAFVTHVLGLVLTIYSSGFWTLLISTFFVGFGNGTVEAACNPMISDMFEGNEKTKMLNRFHMWFPGGIVIASLLSEFMTSAGMGWQMQIGAILIPAFGYAFLFFGQTFPESQDEGAVSTSQNLKAMLSPLYLFMLACMAITAISEFGPEQWIGPVLGNAGASPMLILALVTGLMAVGRYFAGPIVHSLNPTGVLLASAIFATIGVVLMSQATGIMVYVSAIIFAVGVCYFWPTMIGFVAENLPRTGAFGLSIMGGMGMFSTSIFQPVIGKWLDDEKAAAAAKGLSGQELDLAAGQATLDNMAVFPFILIIAFTILYFIMRKRGTVASH